From one Flavobacteriales bacterium genomic stretch:
- a CDS encoding YceI family protein: MKKIVFAFIGATLLFGCGEAGQEKELVKEVCSYELDSKSSTVTWTAFKTSEKKGVSGTFDSFSISTDTASNPINILLGASFSADILTPNTNNPARDTTLMENFFGLLQGDDISGKIISAADGRGVIEVNINNKAMKYDFGFSFTDLVYKINFQINLDSLGADSALAGIHEACGQLHIGEDGVSALWPTVNVEIISTVIETCK, from the coding sequence ATGAAAAAAATAGTTTTTGCTTTTATAGGAGCTACGTTGCTTTTTGGTTGTGGTGAAGCAGGTCAAGAAAAAGAACTTGTAAAAGAAGTTTGTAGTTATGAGCTGGATTCAAAGAGCAGTACAGTTACTTGGACAGCTTTTAAAACTTCTGAAAAAAAAGGCGTATCAGGTACTTTCGATAGCTTTTCTATATCAACAGATACTGCATCGAATCCGATAAACATTTTACTAGGTGCTTCATTTAGTGCAGATATTTTAACTCCAAATACGAACAACCCTGCAAGAGATACTACGCTAATGGAAAATTTCTTTGGATTGCTTCAAGGTGATGATATTTCAGGGAAAATTATTTCTGCTGCCGATGGTAGAGGAGTTATTGAAGTAAATATTAATAACAAAGCAATGAAATACGATTTTGGATTCTCATTTACCGATTTGGTATACAAAATTAATTTCCAGATCAATCTAGATAGTTTAGGTGCAGACAGTGCATTAGCAGGTATTCACGAGGCGTGCGGTCAGTTGCATATAGGCGAAGATGGTGTAAGTGCATTGTGGCCTACGGTTAACGTTGAAATAATCAGCACTGTTATAGAAACCTGTAAATAA
- a CDS encoding ABC transporter ATP-binding protein, with translation MSLIEVTSVKKTYNPESVPVEALRGVDLKIEKGEFTAIVGPSGSGKTTLLNIIGGLDQPTEGTVNVDGVSISELSDNDLIDFRKNHIGFVFQSYNLVPVLTVKENIEFIMLLQGIPKEERDARTLELLTEVGLLDKIDKRPSELSGGQQQRVAVARALASRPRFVLADEPTANLDSTSTANLLQIMKDLNEKEGMTFVFSTHDQRVINVATRIITVEDGRVLSNEAK, from the coding sequence ATGAGCCTCATAGAAGTAACATCCGTTAAGAAAACATACAATCCTGAATCTGTTCCGGTAGAAGCTCTTCGAGGAGTGGATTTGAAAATTGAGAAAGGAGAATTTACTGCTATAGTAGGTCCTTCTGGATCGGGAAAAACAACTCTGCTTAATATAATTGGAGGTTTAGATCAGCCAACTGAAGGAACGGTGAATGTAGATGGGGTTTCTATTTCTGAATTGTCGGATAATGATTTAATTGATTTTAGGAAAAATCATATTGGCTTTGTTTTTCAATCTTATAATCTAGTACCCGTTCTTACAGTTAAAGAAAATATAGAGTTTATTATGTTGCTACAGGGAATACCCAAAGAAGAACGAGATGCTAGGACATTAGAACTGCTAACTGAGGTGGGCTTGTTGGATAAAATAGATAAACGTCCGTCTGAATTATCGGGAGGACAGCAGCAACGAGTAGCCGTTGCTCGAGCACTTGCTTCTCGGCCAAGGTTTGTATTGGCAGATGAGCCTACTGCTAATTTAGACTCTACCTCAACTGCTAACTTATTGCAAATAATGAAAGATCTGAACGAAAAAGAAGGAATGACTTTTGTTTTCTCTACACATGACCAACGCGTGATAAACGTTGCGACTCGAATAATTACTGTAGAGGATGGTAGGGTTCTTTCTAATGAAGCGAAATAG
- a CDS encoding YfiR family protein, with the protein MISLTGTLFGQQLDSKYEALFIYNFTKYIEWKDNGTEAFVVSVLGKGDIYNELVKMANSKKIAGKQIVIASYVNAIDITSCDVVFVTYKSSDQLSLVLERMKGSPTLIVSEKPGMAQQGSGINFLNRGGKLTFELNKTRIDESGLKVFGVLSQLAIKLY; encoded by the coding sequence ATGATAAGCCTCACTGGTACTCTGTTTGGGCAGCAGTTGGATTCAAAATATGAAGCATTATTTATTTACAATTTTACTAAGTACATTGAGTGGAAAGACAATGGGACCGAAGCTTTCGTTGTTTCGGTATTGGGAAAAGGGGATATATATAATGAGCTGGTGAAAATGGCTAACTCAAAAAAAATAGCGGGCAAACAAATTGTTATCGCTTCTTATGTTAATGCAATAGATATAACTTCTTGCGACGTTGTTTTTGTGACTTATAAGAGTAGTGATCAATTATCTCTTGTTTTAGAAAGGATGAAGGGCTCTCCAACGTTAATTGTATCTGAAAAACCAGGAATGGCTCAACAGGGCTCTGGGATTAATTTTTTAAACAGGGGGGGGAAATTAACTTTTGAGTTAAATAAAACAAGGATCGATGAATCTGGGTTGAAAGTATTTGGAGTCTTGAGTCAATTAGCAATTAAGCTATACTAG
- a CDS encoding ABC transporter permease — protein sequence MQLGSYDRMIDNAVRFHTGYIQIHNQGYWEDQQVNDAFVDDVKMIEDVNNVEYVDVVVPRLESFVLASEEDKSRGALLIGINPELEDQLSNLESKIIEGRYIQSDDKGVIVSTGLMDYLELSIGDTLVMIGQGYHGVNSAGKYPILGSVKIASPDLNSRLVYLPLKEAQWFFGAEGMLTSLALVIPSTKVMGQVVDELKHVVNIDDFEVMDWTEMMPSLVQQMEMDVVSGYIIIGILYAIIGFGIFGTVIMMVEERKYEMGVLLSIGMRRKVLNKIMALESIFMTMIGVMAGLVLSFPLALYFHVNPIRFTGKEYVEAFDKLGVEPVMPFSIDSSIFLSQVVVVLVLAICISIYPVIKVNNIKPVEAMRK from the coding sequence ATGCAGCTAGGTAGTTACGATCGGATGATTGATAATGCTGTTAGGTTCCATACTGGCTACATTCAAATTCACAATCAAGGATATTGGGAAGATCAACAAGTTAATGATGCTTTTGTGGATGATGTTAAGATGATTGAAGATGTTAATAATGTTGAGTATGTGGATGTTGTGGTGCCTAGGCTTGAATCGTTTGTACTTGCTTCGGAAGAAGATAAAAGTAGAGGTGCCTTGTTGATAGGAATAAATCCTGAGTTGGAAGATCAACTCTCAAATTTGGAATCTAAGATAATAGAAGGTAGGTATATTCAATCCGATGATAAAGGAGTTATTGTTAGTACCGGCTTAATGGATTACTTAGAATTAAGTATTGGAGATACATTGGTTATGATAGGCCAAGGATATCACGGGGTTAATTCTGCAGGGAAATATCCGATTCTGGGATCAGTTAAAATAGCAAGTCCCGATTTAAATAGCAGATTGGTGTACTTGCCTCTAAAAGAAGCTCAATGGTTTTTTGGGGCAGAAGGTATGCTTACTAGTTTGGCCTTGGTAATTCCATCCACAAAAGTAATGGGGCAGGTTGTTGATGAACTTAAACACGTTGTTAATATTGATGATTTTGAAGTAATGGATTGGACTGAAATGATGCCAAGTTTAGTGCAGCAAATGGAAATGGATGTGGTGAGCGGATATATTATCATTGGTATTTTATATGCAATTATAGGTTTCGGGATATTCGGTACAGTGATCATGATGGTGGAAGAGCGTAAATATGAGATGGGTGTATTGTTAAGTATCGGAATGCGACGAAAGGTACTCAATAAAATTATGGCCTTAGAATCAATATTTATGACAATGATTGGAGTTATGGCTGGTTTGGTTCTGAGCTTTCCCTTGGCTTTATATTTTCATGTTAACCCAATACGATTTACAGGGAAAGAATATGTAGAAGCTTTTGATAAATTAGGAGTGGAGCCAGTAATGCCATTTTCTATAGATTCATCAATTTTCCTAAGTCAGGTGGTTGTTGTCTTAGTTCTAGCTATTTGTATAAGTATATATCCAGTAATTAAAGTTAATAATATCAAGCCTGTTGAGGCAATGAGAAAATAA
- a CDS encoding outer membrane lipoprotein-sorting protein: protein MHLILTNNGLNRKHVSIVCALLFSLALSFQLSAQDPEEIIRKAEEKLQGEANLSVISMTIVRPDWTREMVMKSWSKDYNRSLILITSPERDKGTAFLKRDKEMWFWQSSIGRVIELPPSMMMQSWMGSDFMNDDLVKESSSITDYMHTMLPDTTIDGRICYQILLMPKEETPVVWGKVQLCIDKVDYIQVMSKMYDEDGYLINTMYGLNIKEIGGRVLPTRMEMIPAEEEGFKTIIEYKSIEFDIELEDEFFSIQNMKMVR from the coding sequence ATGCATTTAATACTAACCAATAATGGACTTAATCGTAAGCATGTCAGTATTGTATGTGCTTTACTTTTTAGTCTGGCATTATCGTTCCAACTCTCGGCCCAAGATCCTGAAGAAATCATTAGAAAGGCTGAAGAGAAACTACAAGGGGAGGCTAATTTGTCCGTTATCTCAATGACAATAGTTCGCCCTGACTGGACTAGAGAAATGGTAATGAAAAGTTGGTCGAAGGATTATAATAGATCTTTGATTCTCATAACATCTCCGGAGAGAGATAAAGGCACTGCTTTTTTAAAAAGAGATAAAGAAATGTGGTTCTGGCAATCGTCTATAGGTAGGGTTATCGAATTACCTCCTTCAATGATGATGCAATCCTGGATGGGATCGGACTTTATGAATGATGATTTGGTAAAGGAATCATCCAGCATTACTGACTATATGCACACCATGTTGCCTGATACAACTATTGATGGTAGGATTTGTTATCAAATACTATTAATGCCAAAAGAAGAAACACCCGTGGTATGGGGAAAAGTTCAGTTATGTATTGATAAAGTAGATTATATTCAAGTAATGTCTAAGATGTACGACGAAGATGGATATTTGATTAATACTATGTATGGATTGAATATTAAAGAAATCGGAGGCCGTGTTCTTCCAACTAGAATGGAAATGATACCGGCTGAAGAGGAGGGGTTTAAAACGATTATTGAGTATAAATCAATTGAGTTTGATATTGAACTAGAGGATGAGTTTTTCTCTATTCAGAACATGAAAATGGTGCGTTAG
- a CDS encoding ABC transporter permease, translated as MLTQISWRNIWRNKMRSWMVIIAIATGIWAVSFVMAFINSFGEAMVDAAIETQISHVQIHHNDFKEDKRVASFMDNDPALIATIKNIENVKAVTSRLVVSQAMIKTSKGTRGVFVKGINPESENEVTQLKLKLDTGNYFDGKGRNPIIVGKVLADKMSLKLRSSVVLLFQDHKGDDIRVKFRVKGIYSTGFAIEDRINVFVDKQDLSRILNLNAEVHEIAVLVDDLKMLPNVVDQLKLLYPQRTVETYKEVAPFIGLMEEQIKINMSFILGIILASMGFGIINTMLMAVLERTRELGMLMAIGMNKRKIFSMIMIETVLLALVGGPLGLLLGFLSVRYFNHVGVDFSAFSDALKQFGVNDKIRPLLDTSMYLTTLLAVICTALISSIYPAVKALKLKPAESI; from the coding sequence ATGCTTACACAAATCTCTTGGAGAAATATTTGGCGCAACAAAATGCGAAGCTGGATGGTAATTATTGCTATTGCTACTGGTATCTGGGCTGTCTCATTCGTAATGGCTTTCATTAATAGCTTTGGAGAGGCAATGGTAGATGCTGCTATTGAAACCCAAATCTCTCACGTGCAAATTCATCATAATGATTTTAAAGAGGATAAGCGTGTAGCAAGTTTTATGGATAATGATCCAGCTTTAATTGCGACTATTAAGAATATAGAAAACGTAAAGGCGGTCACTAGTAGGTTGGTTGTTTCTCAAGCCATGATAAAGACATCTAAGGGTACTCGAGGTGTTTTTGTGAAAGGAATAAATCCGGAATCCGAAAACGAAGTAACTCAATTGAAACTTAAACTAGATACGGGAAACTATTTTGATGGTAAAGGAAGGAATCCAATAATTGTAGGGAAAGTTCTTGCAGATAAGATGAGTTTAAAGCTAAGATCGTCGGTGGTTCTCCTATTTCAAGATCATAAAGGGGATGATATTAGAGTAAAATTCAGGGTGAAGGGGATTTATAGTACAGGCTTTGCAATTGAAGATCGAATTAATGTTTTCGTAGATAAACAAGATTTGTCGAGAATCTTAAACTTGAATGCAGAAGTACACGAAATTGCCGTTTTAGTGGATGATCTGAAAATGCTACCCAATGTTGTTGATCAGTTAAAGTTGCTTTATCCTCAGAGAACTGTGGAAACATATAAAGAAGTAGCTCCTTTTATTGGGTTGATGGAGGAACAAATCAAAATTAACATGTCATTTATTTTAGGGATAATTCTAGCTTCAATGGGTTTTGGAATAATTAATACAATGTTAATGGCTGTTTTAGAACGAACGCGTGAATTAGGGATGTTAATGGCTATAGGCATGAATAAACGCAAAATTTTTTCAATGATAATGATAGAGACTGTATTGTTAGCACTTGTTGGTGGTCCACTTGGTTTACTTCTCGGCTTCTTGTCTGTTAGATATTTTAACCACGTTGGGGTCGATTTTAGTGCATTTTCGGATGCCTTAAAACAGTTTGGAGTAAATGATAAAATTAGACCTTTATTAGACACGAGTATGTATTTAACTACACTACTAGCTGTTATCTGTACAGCTCTTATCAGTTCTATATACCCTGCAGTTAAAGCACTGAAATTGAAACCGGCCGAATCTATATAA